A genomic window from Salvelinus namaycush isolate Seneca chromosome 21, SaNama_1.0, whole genome shotgun sequence includes:
- the igf2b gene encoding insulin-like growth factor 2b, which produces METQKRHEHHSVCHTCRRTENTRMKVKMMSSSNRVLVIALALTLYIVEVTSAETLCGGELVDALQFVCEDRGFYFSRPTSRSNSRRSQNRGIVEECCFRSCDLNLLEQYCAKPAKSERDVSATSIQIIPMVPTLKQDVPRKHVTVKYSKYEVWQRKAAQRLRRGVPAILRARKFRRQAVKIKAQEQAMFHRPLITLPSKLPPVLPPTDNYVSHN; this is translated from the exons atggaaacccAGAAAAGACACGAACACCACTCAGTTTGCCACACCTGCCGGAGAACGGAAAACACAAGAATGAAG GTCAAGATGATGTCTTCGTCAAATCGAGTGCTGGTCATTGCGCTGGCACTTACTCTGTACATCGTTGAAGTGACCTCGGCGGAGACGCTATGTGGAGGAGAACTGGTGGACGCGCTGCAGTTCGTCTGTGAAGATAGAGGATTCTATTTCA GTAGGCCAACCAGCAGGTCTAACAGCAGACGCTCCCAGAACCGCGGTATCGTGGAGGAGTGTTGTTTCCGTAGCTGTGACCTCAACCTGTTGGAGCAGTACTGTGCCAAACCTGCCAAGTCAGAGAGGGACGTGTCGGCCACCTCTATACAGATCATTCCCATGGTGCCCACACTCAAACAG GATGTCCCAAGAAAACATGTGACTGTGAAGTATTCCAAATATGAGGTGTGGCAGAGGAAGGCTGCTCAGCGGCTCCGGAGGGGCGTCCCGGCCATCCTCAGGGCCCGGAAGTTCCGGAGGCAGGCGGTGAAGATCAAGGCCCAAGAGCAGGCGATGTTCCACCGGCCTCTGATCACCCTGCCCAGCAAGCTTCCCCCAGTCCTGCCCCCCACGGACAACTACGTCAGCCACAATTGA